In Streptomyces sp. RFCAC02, the following proteins share a genomic window:
- a CDS encoding heparinase II/III family protein, producing MAGNTLSARLALTEPPADGHDPLADALRDAPERLPVPPVTDRATWDAVAPATREGLLALAASALRRPPPVLRASDWSRALRDGVRTAHEDPARELRTRTALFVLAAVLTGEQADATAPPGATPHLDAAADGIVALCETTTWCWAPHDTRTAARGEVLADPDDPFLDLGAAEVTALLAWADHVLGPHLDRRVPGLRRRIRREVAARAVEPFVRVRDWHWIGIGKPADNWNPWIHSAVLAAALLLTDDPADRARVVRLALAGLDRFIAALPDDGGVDEGVAYWWHGACRLLESLDLVAAAGGPRLDARDLPVLRQLARFPHRMHLGGPWYVNPGDARARLAGPQPWHVLHRWGAAIGDPAVRAHALARAAADPLAARPEAGLGSALAALADPLWNAAHTAARADRAEAGDSPWLAPAQWLPRVQVLVARERPRSARGLTVAAKAGHNGERHNHLDVGSYWVAVDGRPLIVDIGQPTYTADSFGPGRYTAWPLRSAWHNVPEPGAEQAPGADRAARGAEARLTDGAAELAADLTAAYPPGTLDGWHRTVRLVRPARTAHGTAPAQVVVGDRWTGAGRTVRLRHILAGEVGLAAAHATVRPPDGRALRITWDPAAATAALDHRELDDPLLRASWGERLTRLTLTARPAVTALDVRMEVLP from the coding sequence GTGGCAGGGAACACCCTCAGCGCGCGGCTCGCCCTCACCGAGCCGCCCGCCGACGGTCACGACCCGCTCGCCGACGCCCTGCGGGACGCGCCGGAACGGCTGCCCGTGCCACCGGTGACCGACCGCGCCACCTGGGACGCCGTCGCCCCCGCGACCCGCGAGGGCCTCCTCGCGCTCGCCGCCTCCGCGCTGCGCCGCCCGCCACCGGTCCTCCGAGCGTCGGACTGGTCCCGCGCCCTCCGCGACGGCGTCCGCACGGCACACGAGGACCCCGCCAGGGAACTGCGCACCCGCACCGCGCTGTTCGTCCTCGCCGCCGTCCTCACCGGGGAACAGGCTGACGCGACCGCGCCACCCGGCGCGACCCCCCACCTCGACGCCGCCGCCGACGGCATCGTCGCCCTGTGCGAGACCACCACCTGGTGCTGGGCGCCGCACGACACCCGCACCGCCGCCCGCGGCGAGGTCCTCGCCGACCCGGACGACCCGTTCCTCGACCTGGGCGCCGCCGAGGTCACCGCGCTGCTCGCCTGGGCGGACCACGTGCTCGGCCCGCACCTCGACCGGCGCGTTCCCGGGCTCCGCCGCCGCATCCGGCGCGAGGTCGCGGCCCGCGCCGTCGAACCGTTCGTCCGCGTCCGCGACTGGCACTGGATCGGCATCGGCAAGCCCGCCGACAACTGGAACCCCTGGATCCACAGCGCCGTGCTCGCCGCCGCGCTGCTCCTCACCGACGACCCCGCGGACCGCGCCCGCGTCGTGCGCCTCGCCCTCGCGGGGCTCGACCGGTTCATCGCCGCGCTGCCCGACGACGGCGGTGTCGACGAGGGAGTCGCCTATTGGTGGCACGGTGCCTGCCGGCTGCTGGAGAGCCTCGACCTCGTGGCCGCCGCGGGCGGTCCGCGCCTGGACGCGCGCGACCTGCCGGTCCTGCGTCAACTCGCGCGCTTCCCCCACCGGATGCACCTCGGCGGCCCCTGGTACGTCAACCCGGGCGACGCGCGCGCCCGTCTTGCGGGACCCCAGCCCTGGCACGTGCTCCACCGCTGGGGAGCCGCCATCGGCGACCCGGCCGTCCGCGCCCACGCCCTCGCCCGCGCCGCCGCCGACCCGCTCGCCGCCCGGCCCGAGGCCGGCCTCGGCAGCGCCCTCGCCGCCCTCGCCGACCCGCTGTGGAACGCCGCCCACACGGCCGCCCGCGCCGACCGCGCAGAAGCCGGCGACAGCCCGTGGCTCGCCCCCGCGCAGTGGCTGCCGCGCGTCCAGGTGCTGGTCGCCCGCGAACGGCCGCGCTCGGCCCGCGGCCTCACCGTCGCCGCCAAGGCCGGGCACAACGGCGAGCGCCACAACCACCTGGACGTCGGCTCGTACTGGGTCGCCGTCGACGGCCGCCCCCTGATCGTGGACATAGGCCAGCCCACGTACACCGCCGACAGCTTCGGACCCGGCCGTTACACCGCCTGGCCGCTGCGCAGCGCCTGGCACAACGTCCCCGAACCCGGGGCCGAGCAGGCCCCCGGCGCCGACCGCGCCGCGCGCGGCGCCGAGGCCCGGCTGACCGACGGGGCGGCGGAGCTGGCCGCCGATCTCACCGCCGCCTACCCGCCCGGCACCCTCGACGGCTGGCACCGCACCGTCCGCCTCGTACGGCCGGCCCGGACCGCGCACGGAACCGCCCCCGCGCAGGTGGTCGTCGGCGACCGCTGGACCGGCGCGGGCCGCACCGTCCGCCTGCGCCACATCCTCGCCGGCGAAGTCGGACTCGCCGCCGCCCACGCCACGGTCCGCCCGCCGGACGGCCGCGCCCTGCGCATCACGTGGGACCCGGCGGCCGCGACGGCCGCGCTCGACCACCGGGAACTGGACGACCCGCTGCTGCGGGCGTCCTGGGGCGAGCGGCTCACCCGGCTCACCCTCACCGCGCGGCCCGCCGTCACCGCGCTCGACGTCCGGATGGAGGTCCTGCCATGA
- a CDS encoding phosphatase PAP2 family protein, protein MLKRVLTARKRPALSPRPPLVRELLLVTALYLAYKFGRRVANGQFADAYDNAHLVWDLERALHLPSEGWVQDLLMHSEPVIRFINVYYATVHFPAMLVFLVWMYWRRPGHYLWVRWVLTWLTAAALVLHLLVPLAPPRLFRPSGLLDTGRIFGPAVYGKPEADSMANQFAAMPSLHVGWALVIAIALIVSCRSRLRWLWLLHPAITVLAVVSTGHHYWMDGIVAATFLALILAVLRPPRRAAPADAPPTPAPAERPAVAAVGGTPRTEPAPTADLAHRDG, encoded by the coding sequence GTGCTGAAGCGAGTCCTCACCGCCCGGAAGCGGCCCGCGCTCTCGCCGAGACCGCCGCTGGTCCGTGAACTCCTGCTGGTGACAGCGCTCTATCTCGCCTACAAATTCGGCAGGCGCGTCGCCAACGGCCAGTTCGCCGACGCGTACGACAACGCGCACCTGGTGTGGGACCTCGAACGCGCCCTCCATCTCCCGAGCGAGGGCTGGGTCCAGGATCTCCTGATGCACAGCGAGCCGGTGATCCGCTTCATCAATGTGTACTACGCGACCGTGCATTTCCCGGCCATGCTGGTCTTCCTCGTGTGGATGTACTGGCGCCGCCCGGGCCACTATCTGTGGGTCCGCTGGGTGCTCACCTGGCTGACGGCCGCCGCCCTCGTCCTCCACCTGCTGGTGCCGCTCGCGCCGCCCCGCCTCTTCCGGCCGAGCGGACTCCTGGACACCGGCCGGATCTTCGGGCCCGCGGTCTACGGCAAGCCCGAGGCGGACTCGATGGCCAACCAGTTCGCCGCGATGCCGTCCCTGCACGTCGGCTGGGCGCTCGTGATCGCGATCGCCCTCATCGTCTCCTGCCGCAGCCGCCTGCGCTGGCTGTGGCTCCTGCACCCGGCGATCACCGTGCTCGCGGTCGTGAGCACGGGGCACCACTACTGGATGGACGGCATCGTGGCCGCCACGTTCCTGGCCCTCATCCTGGCCGTCCTGCGTCCGCCGCGCCGCGCGGCACCGGCGGACGCGCCGCCCACCCCGGCACCGGCGGAACGGCCGGCCGTGGCGGCGGTGGGCGGCACCCCACGGACGGAACCGGCGCCGACGGCCGACCTCGCCCACCGCGACGGCTGA
- a CDS encoding sugar ABC transporter permease yields MTATAPAPAPTEGNAAPDDRSTPPRRSPGHRTRLAGLALAAPFAVLLLCTVLVPIGYALYLSLFTERLSGLGFDGPHDVFVWFANYGEVLSDGAFLDSVGHVALYAVVHVPLMLGLALALALLLDGAMVRLRQVWTLAVFIPHAVPGVIAGLIWAYLFSPGVGPLNDVLPWDPLGSNGVLPSIVTMATWQWTGYNMIIFHTALRTVPREVLEAARVDGAGPLRTALTVKVPLIRPTVFVALVFTVIGSLQLFTEPLVLRAFSPSVTSTWTPSLYVYEAAFISNDYGRAAAASLLLAAASAVLSAVVMRLSSRRSR; encoded by the coding sequence ATGACCGCCACCGCCCCCGCGCCCGCGCCCACCGAGGGAAACGCCGCGCCGGACGACCGGAGCACCCCGCCGCGGCGCTCCCCCGGACACCGCACGCGGCTCGCCGGCCTCGCGCTGGCCGCCCCGTTCGCCGTCCTGCTGCTGTGCACCGTGCTGGTGCCCATCGGCTACGCCCTGTACCTCAGTCTGTTCACCGAACGCCTCTCCGGGCTCGGCTTCGACGGCCCGCACGACGTCTTCGTATGGTTCGCCAACTACGGGGAGGTCCTGTCGGACGGGGCGTTCCTCGACAGCGTCGGGCATGTCGCCCTGTACGCCGTCGTCCACGTCCCGCTGATGCTCGGGCTCGCGCTGGCCCTCGCCCTGCTGCTGGACGGCGCGATGGTGCGGCTCCGCCAGGTGTGGACGCTCGCCGTCTTCATCCCGCACGCCGTGCCCGGTGTCATCGCGGGCCTCATCTGGGCGTACCTGTTCAGCCCGGGCGTCGGCCCCCTGAACGACGTCCTGCCCTGGGACCCGCTGGGCAGCAACGGTGTCCTGCCGTCCATCGTCACGATGGCGACCTGGCAGTGGACCGGCTACAACATGATCATCTTCCACACGGCGCTGCGCACCGTGCCGCGCGAGGTGCTTGAGGCCGCGCGGGTCGACGGGGCCGGCCCCCTGCGCACGGCCCTCACCGTCAAGGTCCCCCTGATCCGGCCGACCGTCTTCGTCGCCCTCGTCTTCACGGTCATCGGGTCGCTCCAGCTGTTCACCGAACCCCTCGTGCTGCGGGCGTTCAGCCCCTCCGTCACCAGCACGTGGACGCCGAGCCTCTACGTCTACGAGGCCGCCTTCATCAGCAACGACTACGGCCGGGCCGCCGCCGCCTCACTGCTGCTGGCCGCCGCGTCCGCCGTCCTGTCGGCCGTCGTCATGCGCCTGTCCTCCCGGAGGTCCCGATGA
- a CDS encoding DUF2264 domain-containing protein: MTAPPPEDRALSPYTGWTRAHVAAYADRLLAAAGRYRSPLGARVDLPGPASRHGRASDGLEGFARTFLLAGFRVAGEGGADPDGLLDRYAEGLAAGTDPAGPEYWPRPDELGQAKVEAASIALILQLTRPWLWDRLDDGVRERTVAWLATVVGQPYPPINWVWFRIVVESFLREAGGPWSAADIEEDLAVHAALRRPGGWLSDHAEERAYDHYTGWALHLYPALWTRLFDVTGVLCPPALRARWDADLGDYLRDAVHLIGADGSPLLQGRSLVYRFAAAAPLWAGAIAAPDALPPGLTRRAAVGIVRHFADRGVPEPDGRLTLGWYRAWPPMRQAYSGPGSPYWASKGLLGLALPADHPVWTAAEEPLPVERGDTARVVAAPGWLVTGRRADGVVRVLNHGTDHAAPGAVTTDSPLYARLGYSTATLPPLTGPTLGAPLDNAVAVLDDRGRATHRTGFAALYATVLPCGTPAAASGGRVSWVDASDDMSPDHGSGRTGRIVPGPLVTVASAVRGGTEVRLVRLAVPPGTAAGASVRLGGWPVAADAPPAAGRTPETGHGPGAEAATPTLRSSVRGLLGFTVSDVAVERDTGPLGEWTAIPWLATDAPAPDGGVLAAAVRLDGGTGPDAGTGTDTATAGPEVTAGAGHALVRWPDGTTSEVPLPLPPA, from the coding sequence ATGACGGCCCCGCCGCCGGAGGACCGCGCGCTGTCGCCGTACACGGGCTGGACGCGCGCCCATGTCGCCGCGTACGCGGACCGGCTGCTGGCCGCGGCCGGCCGGTACCGCTCGCCGCTCGGCGCCCGGGTGGACCTGCCGGGACCGGCCAGCCGACACGGCAGGGCGTCGGACGGTCTCGAAGGGTTCGCGCGCACCTTCCTCCTCGCCGGCTTCCGCGTCGCCGGGGAGGGCGGCGCCGACCCGGACGGCCTGCTCGACCGGTACGCGGAGGGCCTGGCGGCCGGCACCGACCCGGCCGGTCCCGAGTACTGGCCGCGCCCCGACGAGCTGGGCCAGGCCAAGGTCGAGGCCGCGTCCATCGCGCTGATCCTCCAGCTGACCCGCCCCTGGCTGTGGGACCGCCTGGACGACGGGGTGCGCGAGCGGACCGTCGCCTGGCTCGCCACCGTCGTCGGACAGCCCTACCCGCCCATCAACTGGGTGTGGTTCCGGATCGTGGTGGAGTCCTTCCTGCGCGAGGCGGGCGGCCCCTGGTCGGCCGCCGACATCGAAGAAGACCTCGCCGTCCACGCGGCGTTGCGCCGGCCGGGCGGCTGGCTCAGCGACCACGCGGAGGAACGCGCCTACGACCACTACACCGGGTGGGCACTGCACCTCTATCCCGCTCTGTGGACACGGCTCTTCGACGTGACCGGCGTTCTGTGCCCCCCTGCCCTGCGCGCCCGCTGGGACGCCGACCTCGGCGACTACCTGCGGGACGCGGTGCACCTCATCGGCGCGGACGGCTCGCCCCTGCTCCAGGGGCGCAGCCTCGTCTACCGCTTCGCCGCGGCCGCGCCGCTGTGGGCGGGCGCGATCGCCGCCCCGGACGCCCTGCCGCCCGGTCTGACCCGCCGGGCCGCCGTGGGCATCGTGCGGCACTTCGCCGACCGGGGTGTGCCGGAGCCGGACGGACGGCTCACCCTCGGCTGGTACCGCGCCTGGCCGCCCATGCGGCAGGCGTACTCGGGCCCCGGCTCGCCGTACTGGGCGTCGAAGGGGCTGCTCGGCCTCGCGCTTCCGGCGGACCACCCGGTCTGGACCGCCGCGGAGGAGCCCCTCCCCGTCGAACGCGGCGACACCGCGCGCGTCGTGGCGGCGCCGGGCTGGCTGGTGACGGGCCGGCGGGCCGACGGCGTGGTGCGCGTCCTCAACCACGGCACCGACCACGCCGCGCCCGGGGCCGTGACGACCGACTCCCCCCTGTACGCGCGCCTCGGGTACTCCACCGCGACGCTCCCGCCGCTGACCGGCCCCACCCTCGGCGCCCCCCTGGACAACGCCGTGGCCGTCCTGGACGACCGGGGCCGCGCAACGCACCGCACGGGCTTCGCCGCCCTCTACGCCACCGTGCTGCCCTGCGGTACGCCCGCCGCCGCGTCCGGCGGCCGGGTGTCCTGGGTGGACGCCTCGGACGACATGTCGCCCGACCACGGCTCCGGACGCACCGGGCGGATCGTGCCGGGGCCGCTGGTGACGGTCGCGTCGGCCGTGCGCGGCGGGACGGAGGTACGGCTCGTACGGCTGGCCGTGCCGCCCGGCACCGCGGCCGGCGCCTCGGTCCGGCTCGGCGGCTGGCCCGTGGCCGCCGACGCCCCGCCCGCCGCCGGCCGGACGCCGGAGACCGGACACGGCCCGGGCGCCGAGGCGGCCACCCCGACGCTCCGCTCCTCCGTGCGCGGCCTGCTCGGCTTCACGGTGTCGGACGTGGCCGTGGAGCGGGACACCGGCCCGCTCGGCGAGTGGACCGCGATCCCCTGGCTGGCGACCGACGCCCCCGCGCCGGACGGTGGCGTCCTCGCCGCGGCCGTCCGACTCGACGGCGGCACCGGACCCGACGCCGGCACCGGCACGGACACCGCCACGGCCGGCCCCGAGGTGACCGCGGGAGCCGGTCACGCCCTGGTGCGCTGGCCGGACGGCACCACTTCGGAGGTGCCGCTGCCCCTCCCGCCCGCCTGA
- a CDS encoding carbohydrate ABC transporter permease produces the protein MTAPTTVRTARDGRRPASRWMSRGAVHTLLAVAALYSLLPLVWLVTSATKNVGDFSTTSAFALGDWNLWTNLGDLFAEEDGVFLDWVRNSLLYAGLGSVLGALICSACGYAIAKLRFPGRRLLFAVTLTGVLVPTTALALPLYLLASELRIVDTFWAVFIPLLTNPFGVYLARAYAEAAIPDEVLEAARLDGAGELRIFFTIVLPMMRPGVVTILLFQFVGIWNNFFLPLVMLTDPRLFPMTLGLYQWSSRVSQFPQYNPLVITGSLLAVVPLVVAFIVLQRQWRSGLAAGSVK, from the coding sequence ATGACCGCCCCGACCACTGTCAGGACCGCCCGCGACGGACGGCGCCCCGCCTCCCGCTGGATGTCGCGCGGCGCCGTGCACACCCTGCTCGCCGTCGCCGCCCTCTACAGCCTCCTCCCGCTGGTGTGGCTCGTGACCTCGGCCACCAAGAACGTCGGCGACTTCTCGACCACCAGCGCCTTCGCCCTCGGCGACTGGAACCTGTGGACCAACCTGGGCGACCTCTTCGCCGAGGAGGACGGCGTCTTCCTCGACTGGGTGCGCAACTCCCTCCTGTACGCCGGTCTCGGCTCGGTCCTGGGCGCGCTGATCTGCTCGGCCTGCGGCTACGCCATCGCCAAGCTGCGCTTCCCGGGCCGGCGCCTGCTGTTCGCCGTCACCCTCACCGGCGTGCTCGTGCCCACGACCGCGCTCGCCCTGCCCCTCTACCTGCTCGCGTCCGAACTCCGGATCGTCGACACGTTCTGGGCCGTCTTCATCCCGCTGCTCACCAACCCGTTCGGCGTCTACCTGGCCCGCGCCTACGCGGAGGCCGCCATCCCCGACGAGGTCCTGGAGGCGGCCCGCCTCGACGGGGCGGGCGAGCTGCGGATCTTCTTCACCATCGTGCTGCCCATGATGCGGCCCGGCGTGGTGACGATCCTCCTGTTCCAGTTCGTGGGCATCTGGAACAACTTCTTCCTGCCGCTCGTCATGCTCACCGACCCGCGTCTCTTCCCGATGACGCTCGGTCTGTACCAGTGGAGTTCCCGCGTGTCCCAGTTCCCCCAGTACAACCCGCTCGTGATCACGGGCTCGCTGCTGGCCGTCGTGCCGCTCGTCGTCGCGTTCATCGTGCTCCAGCGGCAGTGGCGTTCCGGCCTGGCCGCGGGGAGCGTCAAGTGA
- a CDS encoding extracellular solute-binding protein, translating into MTFSTGAPALGHPRRAFLRATAGAAALAAGGTALTGCSSSTTASGATRVTIWSWMTGMDRYVAAFNAAQDDVRVELSVIAAGLSGGYAQQTNAIRAHNAPDILHVEYQGLIQVMATGGLREITDEMADLADGYSEAAWRAVRPDGRTWAVPMDMAPMAFYYRKDLFDAHGIDVPRTWDDFAAAAEAVRAADPGARITTFPLNDGSFFAGMSWGAGDPWWRIEGDTWIVDVAGDGTLRTGDYWQDLIAYDLVAAGGTGTQDWIAGMHEGRLWGLLGAAWSVGTLKKSIPDDTGRWAVATMPVWRADAPANGMQGGTAFGISRESEVADAALTFLRWLSTDPEVPRIGAEFTSPFPAYLPNRDVARQVVQNDYFIGDAVYDVLDEADARVPEWTWGPNALGLFSSIADALGGVSTGGTTIPRAMRGVQAEALSDMRDRGLSVREGSPA; encoded by the coding sequence ATGACGTTTTCCACGGGGGCACCGGCCCTCGGCCACCCCCGCCGCGCCTTCCTGCGCGCCACGGCCGGCGCGGCGGCACTCGCCGCCGGCGGCACCGCGCTGACCGGCTGCTCATCATCGACGACCGCTTCAGGCGCGACCCGCGTCACCATCTGGTCGTGGATGACCGGCATGGACCGGTACGTGGCGGCGTTCAACGCGGCCCAGGACGACGTGCGAGTCGAGCTGAGCGTCATCGCCGCCGGCCTGTCCGGGGGGTACGCGCAGCAGACCAACGCCATCCGCGCCCACAACGCGCCCGACATCCTCCATGTCGAGTACCAGGGACTCATCCAGGTCATGGCCACCGGCGGCCTGCGCGAGATCACCGACGAGATGGCCGACCTGGCGGACGGCTACTCCGAGGCCGCCTGGCGCGCGGTCCGCCCGGACGGCAGGACGTGGGCCGTCCCCATGGACATGGCCCCCATGGCGTTCTACTACCGCAAGGACCTGTTCGACGCGCACGGCATCGACGTCCCGCGCACCTGGGACGACTTCGCCGCCGCGGCCGAGGCGGTGCGCGCCGCCGACCCGGGCGCGCGGATCACCACCTTCCCGCTCAACGACGGCTCGTTCTTCGCCGGCATGTCCTGGGGCGCGGGCGACCCGTGGTGGCGGATCGAGGGCGACACCTGGATCGTCGACGTGGCCGGCGACGGGACGCTGCGCACCGGCGACTACTGGCAGGACCTCATCGCCTACGACCTCGTCGCCGCCGGCGGCACCGGCACGCAGGACTGGATCGCCGGCATGCACGAGGGCCGGCTGTGGGGGCTCCTCGGCGCGGCCTGGAGCGTCGGCACGCTCAAGAAGTCCATCCCCGACGACACCGGGCGCTGGGCCGTCGCCACGATGCCGGTCTGGCGCGCCGACGCCCCTGCCAACGGCATGCAGGGCGGCACCGCGTTCGGCATATCGAGGGAGAGCGAGGTCGCCGACGCCGCCCTGACGTTCCTGCGCTGGCTGAGCACCGACCCCGAGGTCCCGCGCATCGGCGCCGAGTTCACCTCCCCCTTCCCCGCCTACCTGCCGAACCGCGACGTCGCGCGGCAGGTCGTGCAGAACGACTACTTCATCGGCGACGCCGTGTACGACGTCCTCGACGAGGCCGACGCCCGGGTGCCGGAATGGACCTGGGGACCGAACGCCCTCGGTCTGTTCTCGTCGATCGCCGACGCCCTGGGCGGCGTCAGCACCGGCGGCACCACCATCCCGCGGGCCATGCGCGGCGTGCAGGCGGAGGCCCTCTCCGACATGCGCGACCGCGGGCTCTCCGTCCGCGAGGGGAGCCCGGCATGA
- a CDS encoding hydroxyacid dehydrogenase — protein sequence MTAAGAADARRPETLVVMDRAWFGVQFGDAELARLGALASLGDPVVTDELDSPAVRRRLARAEVLLTSWGCPPLDAEVLDAAPRLRAVLHAAGTVRGHVGAAAFDRSLLVTTAAAANAEPVARFTLGAVLWAFKKVPFLAAEARGARTDWSYRDRHGELSGSDRTVVLVGFSRVGRRVCELLVGLRLARVLVVDPVADPAAVRAAGAEPATLAEALPRADVLSLHAPSLPATRHMIAAPELAALPDGAVIINTARGALVDTAALTEACAGGRLYAMLDVTEPEPLPADSPLYDLPNVMVTPHIAGSLGSETRRMTAAALDELERYARGEPPIDPVTRDGLAVQA from the coding sequence GTGACGGCCGCGGGCGCGGCGGACGCGCGCCGGCCCGAGACGCTCGTCGTGATGGACCGCGCGTGGTTCGGCGTCCAGTTCGGCGACGCCGAGCTGGCGCGGCTGGGGGCACTCGCGTCCCTCGGCGACCCAGTCGTCACCGACGAGCTGGACTCCCCCGCCGTCCGCCGCCGCCTCGCCCGCGCCGAGGTCCTCCTCACCTCATGGGGCTGCCCGCCCCTCGACGCGGAGGTCCTGGACGCGGCACCGCGCCTGCGCGCGGTGCTCCACGCCGCGGGCACGGTGCGCGGCCACGTGGGGGCGGCCGCCTTCGACCGCTCCCTGCTGGTGACGACCGCCGCCGCCGCGAACGCCGAGCCCGTCGCCAGGTTCACCCTCGGCGCGGTGCTGTGGGCGTTCAAGAAGGTGCCGTTCCTCGCCGCCGAGGCCCGCGGCGCGCGCACCGACTGGTCCTACCGCGACCGGCACGGCGAGCTGTCCGGCAGCGACCGCACGGTCGTCCTCGTCGGCTTCTCCCGCGTCGGCCGCCGCGTGTGCGAACTCCTCGTCGGGCTGCGGCTCGCCCGGGTCCTCGTCGTCGACCCGGTCGCCGACCCGGCGGCGGTCCGGGCGGCGGGGGCCGAGCCGGCCACGCTCGCCGAGGCACTTCCCCGGGCCGACGTGCTCAGCCTGCACGCCCCCTCCCTGCCGGCCACCCGGCACATGATCGCCGCCCCCGAACTCGCGGCGCTCCCGGACGGCGCCGTCATCATCAACACCGCCCGCGGCGCCCTGGTGGACACCGCCGCCCTCACCGAGGCGTGCGCCGGCGGCCGCCTGTACGCAATGCTGGATGTCACGGAGCCCGAGCCGCTGCCCGCCGACTCCCCGCTGTACGACCTGCCGAACGTCATGGTGACGCCGCACATCGCCGGCTCCCTCGGCTCCGAGACACGCCGCATGACGGCCGCAGCCCTCGACGAGCTGGAGCGCTACGCCCGCGGCGAACCGCCCATCGACCCCGTCACGCGCGACGGACTGGCGGTGCAGGCATGA
- a CDS encoding sterol desaturase family protein: MSRQPPAPLLGHLAYPVLLAALVTVAVLTVRREWDQGTVSALFMIGTLTCLVALERAIPHDRSWHPDRREWRWYGVYFGLSVIGTAVGQGVVATLAGTLAGPGSLLPLGGEIPVALLATSLVGYGVHRLGHTNPWLWRVHGLHHVPEKVNVGNTGVNHILDVALSQAASQFALAVTGFSGNCVFVVGLVVIVQGYFSHTNAEVRLGWLNHVVVGPEQHRLHHSTDLAEAGHYATDLSLWDHVFGSFTWRPGRRPAAVGVVDPSSFPGTGEVIASLAHPWRRSAVPARPAPADGEPGTGGQAGGRGSGTSEVVPSGQRTRA, translated from the coding sequence ATGAGCCGACAGCCGCCGGCCCCGCTGCTGGGGCACCTGGCCTACCCGGTGCTGCTCGCCGCGCTCGTCACCGTGGCGGTCCTCACGGTGCGCCGGGAGTGGGACCAGGGCACCGTGTCGGCCCTCTTCATGATCGGCACCCTGACGTGCCTCGTGGCGCTGGAGAGGGCCATCCCGCACGACCGCTCGTGGCACCCCGACCGGCGGGAATGGCGCTGGTACGGCGTCTATTTCGGCCTTTCCGTGATCGGCACCGCCGTCGGGCAGGGCGTGGTCGCGACGCTGGCGGGGACGCTCGCCGGGCCCGGCTCCCTGCTGCCCCTGGGGGGCGAGATACCCGTCGCCCTCCTGGCCACCTCGCTGGTCGGCTACGGGGTGCACCGTCTCGGCCACACCAACCCGTGGCTGTGGCGCGTCCACGGCCTGCACCACGTGCCGGAGAAGGTCAATGTGGGCAACACCGGGGTCAACCACATACTCGACGTGGCGCTCTCCCAGGCCGCGAGCCAGTTCGCGCTGGCGGTGACCGGCTTCTCCGGGAACTGCGTCTTCGTCGTGGGCCTGGTCGTCATCGTCCAGGGGTACTTCAGCCACACCAACGCGGAGGTCCGCCTCGGCTGGCTGAACCACGTGGTGGTCGGTCCCGAGCAGCACCGGCTGCACCACAGCACCGACCTCGCCGAAGCCGGGCACTACGCCACCGACCTGTCCCTGTGGGACCACGTCTTCGGCAGCTTCACATGGCGGCCCGGGCGCCGGCCGGCGGCGGTGGGAGTGGTGGACCCCTCCTCCTTCCCCGGGACCGGCGAGGTGATCGCGAGCCTGGCGCACCCTTGGCGGCGCTCCGCCGTCCCGGCCCGGCCGGCCCCCGCTGACGGGGAGCCGGGCACTGGCGGTCAGGCGGGCGGGAGGGGCAGCGGCACCTCCGAAGTGGTGCCGTCCGGCCAGCGCACCAGGGCGTGA